In the genome of Raphanus sativus cultivar WK10039 chromosome 4, ASM80110v3, whole genome shotgun sequence, one region contains:
- the LOC108854332 gene encoding LOW QUALITY PROTEIN: chromatin modification-related protein EAF1 B (The sequence of the model RefSeq protein was modified relative to this genomic sequence to represent the inferred CDS: inserted 1 base in 1 codon) produces the protein MEGGGLSDTGAAAAIQKAQADLRLEYHVREERRRELEFLENGGNPLDFKFGYATSQSVQSTSLTDKQAVKSGVKDSLLRTASPPGDSVEESSGRPVVSEPNTADNLLLFDSDTKSLEGDKNSQYPNKRSRTSESQQRSFKVNHSRDKKETEHSAIFRPYARRNRSKINRDPARASSTELVQSRGGGLATSLSVRKESAVDVKGSDSEAGSHKTRQAPCPTSATSNGNNTLLEDVVPGNLFKTEDDEMVVRESTAASENSPVEKKVNISHRETGLTGVKEHAVSASAEMDSLSAVMTGCQESNSSQLNGLKDPIGEKECSKDSAAVEAKQLDREFSHANDVEVDVQTKVDLHRVDKSDSNSMPIQNASRVEEILDPTVCEMANTKSDEAGESAIIISEQSQSKSLKVENQEQIRTVELHNENKCSETESKQQDDLDIPQNDIKVTSGLADASDSSLWPITSQAATETSPCRVSKNVLPDPGITALEDQHSLDDSSRKADTLMEDSILEEARIIKEKRQRIAELSFGTLPAEVRARSQWDFVLEEVAWLANDFAQERLWKMTAAMQICHRAAFTSQLKFEERIQHRNMKSLASTFANAVLQFWNSVEVLKEQEETSLGTNTETVKELKSDSGNKCSASGVTEYARRFLKFIKTTPHLQATAPPTPEHMCDPGIVETSWDDQLTEESLFYSVPSGAMEAYRGSIESHLVLCEKSGSSMQEEVETSAYDPAEDAGYNGYDEDDEETSSYYMPGAPIYRKSNNLTHKKRKNSMKYHSARSYDHGADLPYGSYTGGSNHLMDKRPASNLNVGSVLMKRIRTASRHRIVSGDTSGDTSSFQDEQSSLNGGSAVQKGTEVESSRNFEKQLPYDMAETSEKPKKKVHLGSAYEQSWHLDSVVHGEQEHRKKRQDNQFNMNGLYGPHKKQKTVKQSLDSNFRSTIPSPAASQMSNMSNPNKFLKFIGGXDRGKKLKGLKISSGQHGSENPWTLFEDQALVVLVHDMGPNWELITDALKSTLKIKRIYRHPSDCKERHRILMDKTGGDGADSAEDSGNSQAYPSTLPGIPKGSARQLFQRLQGPVEEDTLKSHFETICSIGKKFHQRFIQKDGREPKQIVPVHNSQVMALSHVFPNNLNGSVLTPLDLCDTSSSGEDVFSLENSGLPMLPVLPVVPASEANPSSNNLSTTSSPTSASARFNIPRGSLTPEEQHRIQQHNQTSSGRNRHQPSLSTPAAVSGPDPGPRPPGGNAVSVNGTHRSSPLSRPGVQGVSSLAVQNTGSMLSSGMGGNSSAGNIKSVGNSTLRPRGAMQHMMRAGKGNGLGIPALSSGFTNQTIPSVQAYPGHLSQQHQLSQQPHVLGNSLTHHLQSPNRAAGTQQQAFAAIRQRQMAQRYLQQQQQQFPAAGAMPPHALSSRPQVTPVSSPQNSPQSQPLASCQPMPPSSNMTAIGHQQPLKPQLPVHGLGRNPQSGASKVNNQAGKQRQRQPQQQSGKQHPLQRQPTLGQQQNKPLKGGNIMHQSISVDPSHLNGSTMSPGVHGTEKVEATVKATPSQPSNLVTAVNKYTESCTSPKLPKTSPASLPLLAHHHHQRQLHSDNIIQGEKSAVVPGNILSTSSPSVTPAVAQPNHQDLLLHQKQGSQPQLTSHRTVHQKADNTLRDPESVINTTQTASTGVTEDAPQASISSVPTATVGSTAVHSPPDELDLPSCDSLEKTGVSKLTSSITNSSGRDPVTDTAQELGISGHHDKAVTERQQQQLRQAPPLVQRTPQLSEQLPVQNQKHIPSEQQKQQPYLKTLELEAIHEKSTHRPPDTKVE, from the exons ATGGAAGGAGGAGGACTTAGCGATACTGGAGCAGCAGCAGCCATTCAGAAGGCTCAAGCGGACCTAAg GCTGGAGTACCATGTCCGCGAGGAAAGGAGGAGAGAACTGGAGTTTCTGGAGAAT GGTGGCAATCCTTTGGATTTCAAGTTTGGTTATGCTACTTCTCAAAGCGTTCAGTCTACATCCCTCACAGATAAGCAAGCAGTAAAGAg CGGAGTTAAGGATAGCCTTCTCCGGACTGCATCACCACCTGGTGATTCCGTGGAGGAGAGTAGTGGTAGACCTGTAGTTTCTGAACCCAATACAGCTGATAATCTCTTACTCTTTGATTCTGATACTAAGTCACTTGAAGGAGACAAAAATTCACAATATCCTAATAAGAGGAGCAGAACTTCTGAATCGCAGCAACGGTCTTTCAAAGTTAATCATTCCCGGGATAAAAAGGAAACTGAACATTCTGCCATTTTTCGCCCTTATGCTCGTAGAAACCGATCTAAGATAAATCGTGATCCAGCACGGGCAAGCTCTACTGAGTTAGTTCAGAGTCGTGGTGGTGGTCTTGCAACGTCTCTCTCAGTTCGCAAGGAGTCTGCTGTGGATGTAAAGGGTTCTGATTCCGAAGCAGGCAGTCATAAGACTAGGCAAGCTCCTTGCCCAACCTCTGCAACTTCCAATGGTAATAATACCCTTTTAGAGGATGTAGTCCCAGGTAACTTGTTTAAAACAGAAGATGATGAAATGGTTGTACGAGAAAGCACTGCTGCATCAGAAAACAGTCCAGTTGAAAAGAAGGTAAATATCTCGCATAGAGAGACTGGTCTTACTGGAGTGAAAGAACATGCTGTCTCTGCTAGTGCAGAAATGGATTCTCTCAGTGCTGTAATGACTGGTTGCCAGGAATCTAACTCTAGCCAGTTGAATGGCCTTAAGGATCCCATAGGAGAGAAAGAATGCTCAAAAGATAGCGCTGCTGTAGAGGCAAAACAGTTAGATCGAGAGTTCTCTCATGCTAACGACGTTGAAGTAGATGTACAGACTAAAGTAGATCTCCATAGAGTGGACAAATCTGACTCCAACAGTATGCCTATTCAGAATGCTTCAAGAGTAGAGGAGATACTGGATCCCACAGTTTGCGAAATGGCGAATACAAAGAGCGACGAGGCTGGTGAATCTGCCATTATTATTAGTGAGCAAAGCCAATCAAAATCGCTCAAAGTCGAAAATCAAGAGCAGATACGTACAGTGGAGCTGCATAATGAAAATAAATGTTCTGAAACTGAGAGCAAACAACAAGATGATTTGGACATACCGCAAAATGATATTAAAGTTACTAGTGGATTAGCTGACGCTTCGGACAGCTCTTTGTGGCCTATAACGTCTCAGGCAGCTACAGAAACCAGTCCTTGCAGAGTTAGCAAAAACGTATTGCCGGACCCTGGCATTACAGCACTAGAAGACCAGCATAGTTTAGACGATAGCTCAAGAAAGGCTGATACTTTGATGGAGGACTCTATCCTTGAGGAGGCTCGAATTATAAAG GAAAAGAGACAGAGGATTGCTGAATTATCTTTTGGTACCTTACCAGCGGAGGTTCGTGCGAGATCTCAATGGGACTTTGTCCTTGAAGAAGTGGCATGGCTGGCAAATGATTTTGCGCAG GAGCGTCTTTGGAAGATGACTGCTGCCATGCAGATTTGCCATCGAGCTGCTTTTACCTCTCAGCTGAAATTTGAGGAACGAATTCAGCACAGAAATATGAAAAGCTTAGCTTCAACCTTTGCTAATGCTGTCTTGCAGTTCTGGAATTCTGTGGAGGTCCTTAAGGAGCAAGAGGAGACAAGCTTGGGAACTAATACG GAGACAGTGAAGGAACTGAAGTCCGATAGTGGCAACAAATGTTCAGCTTCTGGTGTTACAGAATATGCACGCAGATTTTTGAAGTTTATTAAGACTACCCCCCATCTGCAAGCAACAGCACCGCCCACACCTGAGCATATGTGTGACCCTGGCATAGTGGAGACATCTTGGGATGATCAGCTTACAGAA GAAAGCTTATTTTATTCAGTTCCATCTGGTGCAATGGAGGCCTACCGAGGGTCCATTGAATCTCATCTTGTCTTGTGTGAG AAATCCGGAAGTAGCATGCAAGAGGAGGTTGAGACATCAGCGTATGATCCGGCAGAAG ATGCAGGATACAATGGttatgatgaggatgatgaagaAACGAGTAGCTATTATATGCCTGGGGCTCCTATATATAggaaatcaaataatttaacccacaaaaaaagaaagaactcGATGAAGTATCATTCTGCCCGGTCATATGATCATGGGGCTGATTTGCCGTATGGTAGCTATACTGGGGGCTCCAACCATTTGATGGACAAAAGGCCTGCCAGTAATCTCAATGTTGGTTCAGTTTTAATGAAGCGAATTCGCACTGCTTCCAGGCATAGGATTGTCAGTGGGGACACTAGTGGGGATACTAGTTCTTTTCAGGATGAGCAAAGTAGTTTGAATGGTGGATCTGCCGTTCAAAAAGGCACAGAAGTTGAATCTAGTCGTAATTTTGAGAAGCAGCTACCTTATGACATGGCTGAAACATCAGAAAAACCTAAGAAGAAGGTTCATCTG GGCTCTGCATATGAACAATCCTGGCATCTTGATTCAGTGGTCCATGGTGAACAG GAGCACCGGAAGAAGAGACAGGACAATCAATTCAATATGAATG GTCTGTATGGTCCACATAAGAAGCAAAAGACTGTCAAACAATCACTGGATAGTAATTTTCGTAGTACTATTCCTTCTCCGGCAGCTTCTCAGATGAGCAATATGTCCAACCCCAACAAATTTCTTAAGTTCATTGGGG GGGACAGGGGCAAAAAATTAAAAGGCTTAAAG ATTTCTTCTGGTCAACATGGATCTGAAAATCCATGGACATTGTTTGAGGACCAG GCGCTCGTTGTCCTGGTGCATGACATGGGCCCTAACTGGGAGCTCATTACTGATGCTTTAAAAAGCACTCTTAAAATTAAG CGTATATATCGTCATCCAAGTGATTGCAAGGAGCGGCATAGGATTCTAATGGACAAAACTGGTGGTGATGGGGCTGATAGTGCTGAAGACTCGGGAAATTCTCAGGCTTATCCATCCACTTTGCCTGGCATCCCAAAG GGAAGTGCGAGACAGTTGTTTCAACGCTTGCAAGGGCCGGTGGAAGAAGATACACTGAAGTCCCATTTTGAGACGATATGTTCTATTGGAAAGAAGTTTCATCAAAGATTCATACAG AAGGATGGTCGGGAACCTAAGCAGATAGTACCAGTTCACAATTCTCAAGTTATGGCTCTTTCTCATGTATTTCCAAATAATCTAAATGGAAGTGTCCTCAC GCCCCTTGATCTCTGTGATACATCGAGTTCAGGTGAAGATGTATTTTCACTCGAAAATTCAGGTCTTCCAATGCTCCCGGTTTTACCAGTTGTTCCTGCATCTGAAGCAAATCCTTCTAGCAACAACTTGTCAACCACATCTAGCCCAACCAGTGCGTCGGCAAG ATTCAATATTCCTAGAGGATCGTTGACACCAGAGGAACAACACCGAATCCAACAACATAATCAGACGTCATCCGGTAGAAACCGGCATCAGCCTTCTTTATCAACTCCAGCGGCTGTCTCAGGACCTGATCCTGGGCCTCGCCCACCTGGTGGAAATGCTGTGAGTGTAAATGGAACCCATAGGAGCTCACCGTTGTCAAGGCCTGGTGTTCAAGGGGTGAGCTCATTGGCAGTGCAAAACACTGGCAGCATGCTTTCCTCTGGGATGGGAGGAAATTCAAGTGCTGGAAATATTAAATCTGTAGGAAACTCAACGTTAAGGCCCCGTGGAGCCATGCAGCATATGATGCGG GCTGGCAAAGGGAATGGTCTGGGGATTCCGGCTTTGAGTTCTGGATTTACCAATCAAACAATTCCGTCAGTTCAGGCATATCCAGGCCATCTTTCCCAGCAGCATCAGCTGTCGCAACAGCCGCATGTTCTTGGCAACTCACTCACTCATCATCTCCAGAGTCCTAATCGTGCAGCTGGGACACAGCAGCAAGCGTTTGCTGCTATTCGTCAAAGGCAAATGGCTCAGCGATAtttgcagcagcagcaacaacagttTCCAGCAGCCGGTGCTATGCCGCCACATGCACTATCATCACGACCTCAAGTTACTCCTGTATCTTCTCCGCAAAACAGTCCTCAATCGCAACCACTTGCTTCGTGTCAGCCGATGCCTCCGTCGTCAAATATGACAGCAATTGGACATCAGCAACCTCTAAAACCGCAGTTGCCGGTTCATGGTCTGGGTAGGAATCCTCAGTCTGGTGCTTCAAAAGTAAACAATCAAGCTGGAAAACAGCGGCAGCGACAACCCCAGCAGCAATCTGGAAAACAACACCCACTCCAACGGCAGCCAACTCTTGGTCAGCAGCAAAATAAACCCTTGAAAGGAGGAAACATCATGCATCAGAGTATCTCTGTTGATCCCTCACACTTGAATGGTTCTACTATGTCCCCTGGTGTACATGGTACTGAAAAAGTAGAGGCGACAGTTAAAGCTACGCCTAGTCAGCCATCCAACCTAGTGACTGCAGTGAACAAATATACAGAGTCATGTACCTCCCCAAAACTGCCAAAAACATCTCCCGCTTCTTTACCTCTTTTggcccatcatcatcatcagaggCAATTGCATTCAGATAATATCATCCAAGGAGAGAAATCAGCAGTGGTTCCAGGTAACATCTTATCTACCTCTAGTCCGTCTGTTACACCAGCAGTTGCACAACCCAACCATCAAGATTTGCTGCTACACCAAAAGCAGGGCAGTCAGCCGCAACTAACATCTCATAGAACAGTTCATCAAAAGGCTGATAATACCCTACGCGACCCAGAGTCTGTCATTAATACCACCCAAACAGCTAGTACTGGTGTTACAGAGGATGCGCCTCAGGCGAGTATTAGTTCGGTGCCCACGGCTACAGTTGGTTCGACTGCTGTCCATTCTCCTCCAGATGAATTGGACTTACCATCGTGTGATTCCTTGGAGAAGACCGGTGTTTCTAAACTAACCAGTTCTATTACAAATTCATCCGGAAGAGACCCAGTAACAGATACGGCACAAGAATTAGGCATTTCGGGTCATCACGACAAGGCTGTAACAGAAAGACAACAGCAACAGCTACGACAAGCTCCACCATTAGTACAAAGGACACCACAGTTATCAGAACAATTGCCTgttcaaaatcaaaaacatatTCCTTCTGAACAGCAGAAGCAGCAGCCTTATCTTAAGACGCTGGAATTAGAAGCAATCCATGAAAAGTCAACTCACAGGCCTCCTGACACCAAAGTGGAATGA
- the LOC108851111 gene encoding B3 domain-containing protein At5g24050-like — MNTYYCGGEITETWSDFSLLVDTAALLHEQERRQTSRKEEDEQRMKRIFDLFRRKPRSSVKKPLQNPNGASTSSHLFDLNKIPSDTKNPPNPSSLSSSSSSCLTENNTSRKRRAEQEGKRSFKKAKVSPLFAWHGKVSPDWMNQLMRNTKGAKDPMLIFEKTLFETDVKPSQSRLSIPFHKLIRNDFLTPAESRTIEEDINNREKMGLGAVLVDQGTNK, encoded by the coding sequence ATGAATACGTATTACTGCGGCGGTGAGATCACCGAGACGTGGTCAGATTTCTCTCTTTTGGTGGATACTGCGGCGTTGCTTCACGAACAAGAACGCAGGCAAACATCTcgaaaagaagaagacgaacaGAGAATGAAGAGAATCTTTGATCTTTTCCGAAGAAAACCAAGATCTTCGGTAAAGAAACCTCTTCAAAACCCTAACGGTGCTTCTACTTCTTCACATCTCTTCGATCTTAACAAGATTCCCTCAGATACTAAAAACCCACCAAACCCTAGTTCCCTATCATCTTCGTCTTCCTCGTGCCTAACAGAGAACAACACAAGTCGCAAGAGACGTGCCGAGCAAGAAGGAAAGCGCAGTTTCAAGAAAGCAAAGGTGTCACCTTTATTCGCATGGCACGGGAAAGTTTCTCCCGATTGGATGAACCAGTTGATGAGAAACACGAAAGGAGCGAAAGACCCGATGCTAATCTTCGAGAAGACTCTGTTCGAAACAGATGTCAAACCAAGCCAGAGCCGTCTCTCGATCCCTTTCCACAAACTGATCCGAAACGACTTCTTGACGCCCGCTGAGTCGAGAACCATCGAGGAAGACATCAACAACAGAGAAAAGATGGGCTTGGGAGCGGTTCTTGTTGATCAAGGAACTAACAAGTGA